In Solanum lycopersicum chromosome 3, SLM_r2.1, the genomic stretch CTGTGTTACTGTATTCCTATTCCCATTTAGTAAGTGATAGTGTCACAATCAATTATTATCGTGAATCTCGTACCTGAGACATCATTGTTCTCCAGAAACCCTGAAAAAGATATTCAAGCTCCTAAACTAAGAATCTTGAAGTTGATGTTCTTGTCGGAAGTATCTGTTCCTGTACTTACCGGAAAGGAAATTAAAGGAGAAGGAGGTAATGCTATTGAATTGGTCTTAGTTGATGATAACACTGGAGAAATTGTTGAATCTGGACCAGAAGCATCAGCTAAAGTGGAAATTGTTGTTCTTAGGGGAGAATTTGGAGATGATGATGGAGGTAATTGGACAGTAGAAGAGTTCGGTAGTAATGTTGTGCGAGAGAGGGAAGGAAAAAAACCTCTTCTAGCAGAAACTGTACATGTGAGACTTAATAAAGGCATTGGTTCTGTAGACAAAATCAAATTTTCACATTCTGCAATCTATATGAAGATGGGGATGTTCAGGTTAGGTGCACGATTTGTTGACACTTTCAATAGCATTCAAGTAAAAGAAGCAAGGACTGAATCTTTCACTGTCAAGGATGGGCGCCAGCAATGTAAGTAGCTTTTCTATTTACACAATAAGGGCAGATAAAGGAGGCTTGCAGGGctaatatttgttttgtggtACTTCTTTTTCGATTTCTTAACTTACTTTTCTCTAACTATGCGTGCTGATGAGGCACAATAGGAAGATAAACCTGAGCAATTAAACCATTACATGATCTAACATTTTAGAATAGCTACTGATTACTGCTGGTTCTATCTGTGCAGATCATGAGAAGCATGATCCACCATCTCTATCCGATGGGGTACACCGGTTAAAAAACATAGGTAGAGGCAGTAAGAATCGCCTCTGTGATGTAAATGTCCGCACTGTAGAGGACTTTCTGATTTTGCTCCTAAAAGACTGTGAGCGACTCAAATGTGTAATTCACTATGCCCTTTACCTTCTTAAGTTTCACTACATAGTGCTTGCTACCAGTATAAACATGCTTATTTGAACTGCATGCTAAAACTTAACCCTAAAAACTTACTAACTCATGGATTCATGCTGTCAATTTTAACCTTGTATTGGAACTTAGCATTAAAACAAATAGTGTAAAACTGAATTAACCATCATACAGTGCATGTTTCACCTTTATTACAATCTAAAGCTAATGacatattttgttgattttcaggTACTTAATCTAAAGCCAAAGATGTTGGAGGAGACAATTAGCCATGCTCGGAGATGCATAACTAATGAACGGACATACTCGTATATTGAtttacaagaaaaagaaggggtGGTTTTTAACATTGTTGGAGAGGTGCAGGGACTTATTCTAGGGGGTCAATATCTACCTATGCATCTATTATCTGATAGTGAAAAggcatgattttttttagacCAAAACTTTTGCTGTTCTCTCTTTTCTTTCGTTGCTTGTTTCTCATATTTGTTGCTATTTTCGTCCTATTTGTGTTTGAAATTGACAGACTAATGCTCAGAGGCTGCTCGTATCTGCATGTGAAAATTGGGATCATGTAGTAACAGTTGATAATGAGACATTTTTTATGCAATATCCTTCTCAACTATTGCCAACCATGAACCCTTCGAATTCTCCTAGCCGAGAGGTTCCTAGCACCAGTAATAATGTAGAGAATCTTAGAACAAGTGATGGACACTGTTCTACCTCTTTTCAGCGCAATGTTTCATCCGTCATTCCTGCCAGAGTTGCAAGTGGAATCAGTCAGAACGATCCTGATTCTGTCAGTATCAGTAACCAGGAGTTCTCTAACTCCCCAATATATAGTCCTTTAGTCCAACATTTTTGGATTGATCAATGCAACTACCAGTTAGAAGACATATATTTTGGATTTGATACTCATCAACCACATGATGCTTCTGCCTCTACGGTAAATGTGCATAACCGGTGGAAAATGTTGCTTAAAATCTTTAGACAGTCCTCAATGAGAAGAAGAGCTGCAGCATTAACGGATATTCAGCCTCTGAAGAAGCAGAGAGTCTTTTGATTCTATTGCTTTTTACTGTCAGTAATCAGTTCAATAGCAGGTGCATAGTTCCCTAGTGATGTTGCTGCttgccaaaaatattattaactttGAAGGATGAGTTTTGACTACTCTGGTTATGTTATGCAGTTGAAACTTGAAAGGATAGATCTCAGAGTTCCTCATTACAAACAAAGGCAGCATAACCTTCCACTGCAGATTCTAGTTACTTGTAGTTCTGGTGCTGTAGTAGCTGGGATTCAACATTTGAGAAGGCATCTTGAAAGTCTAATATAGTTATATGTTAGAATGTCGATAATATAGGTATATGTTCTGAAGTGTTTAGATTCATTTTACATCTTGGTTAAAATATTAGAATATCATTGATCATCATCTCATGATTTCGAGTCCCAATAGTTAGGAGCATCTTTGTTTCATGAAATATTAACTCCTGAGTATATAAGTAGGTGTAGCCAATATGAAAGGGGGTTGAAATAATACTTGGTGAGGCAAGATTATATGTTCATATTACACCTCCTATATCTTCTTCGTTATCAGGTTCTAAACTCTGTGTATTTTGGAATTCATTTCATATAAGTTTCTTTCTGTCTCATCGATTCTGATATCCTCAAGTACTACCACTCTTAATACATAGTACTACTCTGCCTTCTCTaattaatttttccttttgttgACTGAATTAACtgactaaaaaaaatcatacctGTTTGGGCGGGTCATGATTTCATGGGCTGATGTTGCCACCTCTGGCCTTGACAGGGTAGAAAGTTATTGATCGC encodes the following:
- the LOC101255079 gene encoding calmodulin-binding protein 60 A-like isoform X1, with the translated sequence MNDIIMSNSEDLGAHKSNSDDELLFSSPTMKKMLEVMMIQTFDRVLKPTLGKLIRNVVKHELELAEKKFLFTKGNPEKDIQAPKLRILKLMFLSEVSVPVLTGKEIKGEGGNAIELVLVDDNTGEIVESGPEASAKVEIVVLRGEFGDDDGGNWTVEEFGSNVVREREGKKPLLAETVHVRLNKGIGSVDKIKFSHSAIYMKMGMFRLGARFVDTFNSIQVKEARTESFTVKDGRQQYHEKHDPPSLSDGVHRLKNIGRGSKNRLCDVNVRTVEDFLILLLKDCERLKCVLNLKPKMLEETISHARRCITNERTYSYIDLQEKEGVVFNIVGEVQGLILGGQYLPMHLLSDSEKTNAQRLLVSACENWDHVVTVDNETFFMQYPSQLLPTMNPSNSPSREVPSTSNNVENLRTSDGHCSTSFQRNVSSVIPARVASGISQNDPDSVSISNQEFSNSPIYSPLVQHFWIDQCNYQLEDIYFGFDTHQPHDASASTVNVHNRWKMLLKIFRQSSMRRRAAALTDIQPLKKQRVF
- the LOC101255079 gene encoding calmodulin-binding protein 60 B-like isoform X2, whose amino-acid sequence is MLQVKHELELAEKKFLFTKGNPEKDIQAPKLRILKLMFLSEVSVPVLTGKEIKGEGGNAIELVLVDDNTGEIVESGPEASAKVEIVVLRGEFGDDDGGNWTVEEFGSNVVREREGKKPLLAETVHVRLNKGIGSVDKIKFSHSAIYMKMGMFRLGARFVDTFNSIQVKEARTESFTVKDGRQQYHEKHDPPSLSDGVHRLKNIGRGSKNRLCDVNVRTVEDFLILLLKDCERLKCVLNLKPKMLEETISHARRCITNERTYSYIDLQEKEGVVFNIVGEVQGLILGGQYLPMHLLSDSEKTNAQRLLVSACENWDHVVTVDNETFFMQYPSQLLPTMNPSNSPSREVPSTSNNVENLRTSDGHCSTSFQRNVSSVIPARVASGISQNDPDSVSISNQEFSNSPIYSPLVQHFWIDQCNYQLEDIYFGFDTHQPHDASASTVNVHNRWKMLLKIFRQSSMRRRAAALTDIQPLKKQRVF
- the LOC101255079 gene encoding calmodulin-binding protein 60 B-like isoform X3, translating into MFLSEVSVPVLTGKEIKGEGGNAIELVLVDDNTGEIVESGPEASAKVEIVVLRGEFGDDDGGNWTVEEFGSNVVREREGKKPLLAETVHVRLNKGIGSVDKIKFSHSAIYMKMGMFRLGARFVDTFNSIQVKEARTESFTVKDGRQQYHEKHDPPSLSDGVHRLKNIGRGSKNRLCDVNVRTVEDFLILLLKDCERLKCVLNLKPKMLEETISHARRCITNERTYSYIDLQEKEGVVFNIVGEVQGLILGGQYLPMHLLSDSEKTNAQRLLVSACENWDHVVTVDNETFFMQYPSQLLPTMNPSNSPSREVPSTSNNVENLRTSDGHCSTSFQRNVSSVIPARVASGISQNDPDSVSISNQEFSNSPIYSPLVQHFWIDQCNYQLEDIYFGFDTHQPHDASASTVNVHNRWKMLLKIFRQSSMRRRAAALTDIQPLKKQRVF